A DNA window from Naumovozyma dairenensis CBS 421 chromosome 8, complete genome contains the following coding sequences:
- the MME1 gene encoding Mme1p (similar to Saccharomyces cerevisiae YMR166C; ancestral locus Anc_2.344) translates to MIPKYKNMITAYKTVFLEEGIMRGLYSGYFAAMLGSLPSAAIFFGTYEFCKRKMIDEYELNETMSHLTSGFMGDFMSSFVYVPSEVLKTRLQLQGRFNNPYFQSGYNYRNLKSAISKIIQTEGIHALFFGYKATLVRDLPFSALQFAFYEKFRYYAFALEKKDILHDNLSLSNELITGACAGGLAGVITTPMDVLKTRLQTQLEVPDTQVFTPNTAKAVNNTNNNNNSNGRKPKQVILSRSIFQGLRSVYQSEGVIGLFSGVGPRFVWTSIQSSIMLVLYQMTLRVLTNSFDDGLL, encoded by the coding sequence ATGATTCCCAAATATAAAAACATGATCACTGCATATAAGACAGTCTTCCTCGAGGAAGGCATAATGCGAGGATTATATAGTGGTTATTTTGCTGCAATGTTGGGATCCTTACCTAGTGCAGCTATCTTTTTCGGTACGTACGAGTTCTGCAAGAGGAAGATGATTGATGAGtatgaattgaatgaaactATGTCTCATTTGACTTCCGGTTTTATGGGTGATTTCATGTCGAGTTTTGTTTATGTGCCTTCTGAAGTATTGAAGACAAGATTACAATTACAAGGAAGGTTTAATAACCCCTATTTCCAATCTGGATATAATTATAGAAATTTAAAAAGTGCAATCTCAAAGATTATACAAACGGAAGGTATTCATGCATTATTTTTCGGATATAAAGCTACTTTGGTTCGAGATTTGCCATTTAGTGCATTACAATTTGCATTTTATGAGAAATTTAGATACTATGCCTTTGCCTTAGAGAAGAAGGATATCTTGCatgataatttatcacTTTCAAATGAGCTAATAACCGGTGCATGTGCCGGTGGATTGGCAGGTGTAATAACGACGCCCATGGATGTCCTTAAGACAAGATTACAAACTCAACTGGAGGTGCCTGATACACAAGTATTTACACCAAATACGGCAAAGGCTGTAAACAATAcgaataacaataacaatagcAATGGTAGGAAGCCTAAACAAGTTATTTTATCAAGATCCATTTTCCAAGGTCTTAGGTCAGTTTATCAATCAGAAGGTGTTATTGGTTTGTTCAGCGGTGTGGGACCAAGATTTGTGTGGACTAGTATACAGAGTAGTATAATGCTAGTTCTTTACCAAATGACATTGAGAGTATTAACCaattcatttgatgatgGATTGCtctaa
- the MLH1 gene encoding mismatch repair ATPase MLH1 (similar to Saccharomyces cerevisiae MLH1 (YMR167W); ancestral locus Anc_2.341) → MVNKIKALDLSVVNRIAAGEIIISPMNALKEMIENSIDAKATSIDVLVKEGGIKLLQITDNGSGIEKDDLPILCERFTTSKLEKFDDLQNIQTYGFRGEALASISHIARVTVTTKTKNDKCAWKVSYSEGKMLNEPKPIAGKDGTTILVEDLFYNVPSRLRSLKSSTEEHNKIVDVTSRYAIHSKSISFSCKKFGDSHYALSIPANFSTEDRIRQIYGAQVSSHIIPFTSDPMNDLNVISVEGLLSSITFNFKKPIRPIFFINNRLITCEPLRRSLNAIYNNFLPKGIRPFIYLSILINPTSVDVNVHPTKREVRFLNQDEILEEIALNVQSEVSKIDTSRSFKAATILTGPTVNLPHSNFSQSSKSSNDTPSQKVSERTLRTNTNFSPRSSQNFIPTANKVKKYENKLNRTDSFQSQITSFLKSSQNDDNSFQASNPILEKEDGADIGMLDNVEDFGEEIDRTADTEIDPNSSNAALLESSLILPFQDDDDADDNDDNDDNDDNDDNEMNGDQINDEMNAAQCNYESKEKSDDSVDEDEGILKHQVQEANVQTEHERHQDFENIGEDHLHAHGKTEEQHEEDEEDGNSSKDMYNAEEYFNDGVEESEDDEQELRPDFDDTHDDLEVQLPKLEYEILPKERVEVSLTSIKELKAAVDNSVNDELTTIFADLIYVGIIDPNRRVAVIQHDVKLFLVDYGSVCFELFYQIALTDFANFGSIKLDDNDNDNNDSVKNEDSLQLKRLLSTIGSINEESINAIVEKLWEMREMLDEYFSIKLESDAGKENLESIRLVSIPMLLKEYIPPIIKLPLFIYRLGTKVDWSEEQTCLQGIMQQLALLYIPEMIDPSHESGAIDCEENDIDRVTSLDLMSKLLETVIFPCIKRRLLAPKNLLKDIIEIADLPGLYKVFERC, encoded by the coding sequence ATGGTGAACAAGATCAAAGCTTTAGACCTATCCGTGGTCAATAGGATTGCTGCCGGTGAGATCATTATTTCACCGATGAATGCTCTAAAAGAAATGATAGAAAACTCTATTGATGCAAAGGCAACATCCATAGACGTCTTAGTAAAAGAAGGTGGTATTAAACTACTACAAATAACTGATAATGGATCAGGGATTGAGAAAGATGATTTACCCATATTATGTGAAAGATTCACTACTtcaaaattagaaaaattcGATGATCtacaaaatattcaaactTATGGATTTAGAGGTGAAGCATTAGCGAGTATCTCCCATATTGCCAGAGTCACTGTGACGACTAAGACGAAAAACGATAAATGTGCATGGAAAGTATCATATTCTGAAGGTAAGATGTTAAATGAACCTAAACCTATTGCAGGGAAGGATGGGACTACTATCTTAGTGGAAGATCTTTTTTATAATGTGCCGTCAAGATTAAGAAGTTTGAAATCGTCAACTGAAGAACATAATAAAATCGTTGATGTAACAAGTCGATATGCTATCCATTCCAAGAgtatatcattttcttgtaaAAAGTTCGGTGACTCTCATTATGCATTATCGATACCAGCTAATTTTTCTACTGAGGATAGGATTAGACAAATCTATGGCGCCCAAGTTTCTTCGCATATTATACCATTTACATCGGACCCTATGAATGATTTAAACGTTATATCAGTGGAAGGTCTATTAAGTTCGATAACGTTCAACTTTAAAAAACCAATACGACCAATCtttttcatcaacaatAGGCTAATTACATGCGAACCCTTACGAAGATCATTAAATGCTATATACAACAATTTCCTGCCGAAAGGTATCAGACCATTTATTTACCTAAGCattttaataaatcctACCTCAGTAGACGTTAACGTTCATCCAACCAAACGAGAAGTGAGATTCTTGAACCAAGACGAAATCTTGGAGGAAATTGCATTAAATGTACAGAGCGAAGTATCTAAAATTGACACATCACGATCATTCAAAGCAGCTACAATATTAACTGGGCCAACAGTGAACCTACCACATTCTAATTTCTCTCAATCATCGAAATCATCCAATGATACACCCAGTCAAAAGGTATCCGAACGTACTTTAAGAACAAATACAAACTTCTCTCCACGTTCTTCCCAAAATTTTATTCCGACTGCAAataaagtaaaaaaatatgaaaataaattgaatagGACAGATTCTTTCCAATCGCAAATCACTTCGTTTCTAAAATCCAGTCAAAACGATGATAATTCCTTTCAAGCATCTAATCCCATTTTAGAGAAAGAAGATGGTGCTGATATTGGAATGTTGGATAACGTAGAAGACTTTGGTGAGGAAATAGATCGTACAGCAGACACTGAAATTGATCCAAATAGTAGTAACGCAGCATTATTAGAAAGTTCATTGATATTGCCATTCCaagacgatgatgatgctgatgataatgatgataatgatgataatgatgataatgatgataacgaAATGAATGGGGACCAGATTAATGACGAAATGAATGCAGCTCAGTGCAATTATGAAAGTAAGGAAAAGTCAGATGACAGTGtggatgaagatgaaggCATCTTGAAACATCAGGTACAAGAAGCAAACGTACAGACCGAGCATGAAAGGCACCAAGATTTTGAGAATATAGGCGAAGATCACTTGCATGCTCATGGAAAGACAGAAGAACAGcatgaagaagatgaggaaGATGGAAATTCATCAAAGGACATGTACAACGCTGAGGAATACTTTAATGATGGAGTAGAAGAGTCGGAGgatgatgaacaagaattaCGACCCGATTTCGATGATACGCATGACGATTTGGAGGTACAATTACCGAAATTAGAATACGAGATACTACCAAAAGAACGTGTGGAGGTATCATTGACAAGTATCAAAGAACTTAAAGCCGCAGTAGACAATTCCGtgaatgatgaattaacCACTATTTTTGCAGATCTTATATATGTTGGGATTATTGATCCTAATAGAAGAGTGGCAGTGATCCAACATGATGTAAAACTATTTTTGGTTGATTATGGCTCAGTTTGTTTCGAACTATTTTATCAAATCGCACTTACCGATTTTGCAAATTTTGGTAGTATAAAACTCGATGACAATGATAACGATAATAACGATTCTGTGAAAAATGAAGACTCTCTCCAGTTAAAACGTCTACTTTCTACTATTGGGTCTATTAACGAAGAGTCTATCAATGCtattgttgaaaaattatggGAGATGAGGGAAATGTTGGATGAATACTTCTCTATTAAATTGGAGAGCGATGCTGGTAAGGAAAACCTAGAGTCTATACGTTTGGTAAGTATCCCAAtgttattgaaagaatacATCCCTCCTATTATaaaattaccattattcATTTATAGGCTAGGTACAAAGGTAGACTGGTCCGAAGAACAAACATGTCTGCAAGGTATAATGCAACAACTGGCGctattatatattccagAAATGATAGATCCATCCCATGAATCTGGTGCGATAGACtgtgaagaaaatgatattgatagaGTCACGTCATTGGATCTTATGTCAAAACTATTAGAAACTGTCATCTTCCCATGTATTAAGAGACGATTATTAGCCCCAAAAAATCtattaaaagatattataGAGATTGCAGATCTACCAGGTTTATATAAAGTGTTCGAAAGATGTTAA
- the CEP3 gene encoding Cep3p (similar to Saccharomyces cerevisiae CEP3 (YMR168C); ancestral locus Anc_2.340) — MLHWSTKETKKTTYACSVCKRKKTKCDKLIPCTSCVQKGLEAECLTSATANYTSKLGERSSEYLPTLLELWQSYEYWIMDIGLLKTKNINTLKKTVDMIADLNECDFWMKLLNMEASFKLLNFAMEQLGALHFGCLGELADLYPQLEHYWRRREEAEESETHIFLTSDNYYSNALLWAFFTISVYYMPLDQLAKLFDSKSVCKWLEVNPLDEWTEQLSYELFRGFTNTTIMQLNKAKFMMYPDIRLLQTYIILNSTSFTFSDHILVDSLIIQCMNVAKLFSIDFYKPFNDDDEATEISKNRFAKIWYLLCIADYLQSGPSKLISFHSEIPSLFLQPSFFEFNSSTDIFHEDSNFELMCWKIISLDRDIDKYLNQVAKPRMGTLDNIRKELAKVEKQISLKQKKEKTSRSTLEKFITTFLINSVFWKIHKAYLVYYQVEQSLSVSIHYTKTLIALLVKNVTEGNSIFNKHPYVFRIISRIAPFYEFYSIFQQTDQILQIKADLNELISTFSLMFGEKINNLLFILDRLHGLEILWTRVQVIGSGLTAIHPVFKILQNDMKFINRYNRRVPMVIKGTGNIAPRNRYNTGEDESIKNFDEDEANFKVAALETEEFKMIVSTFENEYNIDNLIT; from the coding sequence ATGTTACATTGGTCCACGAAGGAGACGAAGAAAACCACATATGCATGTTCCGTATgcaaaagaaagaaaacaaaatgtGATAAATTGATCCCATGTACAAGTTGTGTACAGAAAGGTTTAGAGGCAGAATGTCTCACTTCAGCGACTGCAAACTATACAAGCAAACTTGGAGAACGTAGTTCAGAATATCTACCGACTTTATTGGAACTGTGGCAAAGTTATGAGTATTGGATCATGGATATAGGTCTTCTTAAGactaaaaatatcaatactTTGAAGAAAACTGTTGATATGATCGCTGATTTAAATGAATGCGATTTTTGGatgaaattgttgaatatGGAGGCATCATTCAAGTTGTTGAATTTTGCCATGGAACAATTAGGTGCGTTACATTTTGGTTGTTTAGGGGAATTAGCTGATTTATATCCTCAATTAGAACATTATTGGcgaagaagagaagaagcTGAAGAAAGTGAAACTCATATATTCTTGACGTCTGATAATTACTATTCAAACGCCTTACTATGGGCGTTCTTCACCATATCTGTTTATTATATGCCATTGGACCAATTAGCGAAATTATTTGACTCGAAATCCGTGTGTAAGTGGCTTGAAGTTAATCCATTAGATGAATGGACAGAACAATTGAGCTATGAATTGTTCAGAGGATTTACTAATACAACCATAATGCAATTGAATAAAGCTAAATTCATGATGTACCCAGATATCAGACTTTTACaaacatatataatctTAAATTCCACAAGTTTTACATTTTCTGACCATATACTTGTAGACAGTCTAATAATACAGTGCATGAATGTTGCTAAGCTCTTCAGTATTGATTTTTATAAAccatttaatgatgatgatgaagcGACAGAGATCTCTAAGAACAGATTTGCAAAGATTTGGTATCTATTATGTATCGCAGATTATCTTCAATCTGGACCTAGTAAACTAATATCTTTCCATTCTGAAATTCCATCATTATTCTTACAACCATCATTTTTCGAATTCAACTCTTCCACAGATATTTTCCATGAAGATAGTAATTTTGAACTTATGTGTTGGAAAATTATTTCCTTAGATAGAGATATCGACAAATATCTTAATCAAGTAGCAAAACCTAGAATGGGTACATTAGACAACATACGGAAGGAATTAGCCAAAGTAGAGAAacaaatatcattaaagcaaaagaaagaaaagacaAGTCGTTCTacattagaaaaatttataacTACTTTCCTCATCAATTCtgtattttggaaaattcaTAAGGCTTATTTGGTATATTACCAAGTGGAACAATCTTTATCAGTTTCCATTCATTATACGAAGACTTTAATTGCATTACTTGTTAAAAATGTAACTGAGGGAAACtcaatttttaataaacaTCCTTATGTCTTTAGAATAATATCAAGGATTGCTCCATTTTAtgaattttattcaatattccAACAGACTGATCAAATATTACAAATTAAGGCTGATTTGAATGAGCTCATATCaactttttcattaatgtttggggaaaaaattaacaaCCTGTTATTTATACTTGATCGTTTACATGGCTTGGAAATATTGTGGACAAGAGTTCAAGTGATTGGGTCAGGATTGACTGCAATTCATCCagtttttaaaattttgcaaaatgacatgaaatttataaatagATATAATAGAAGAGTGCCCATGGTTATTAAGGGGACAGGAAACATCGCCCCACGAAATAGGTATAATACAGGTGAAGACGAGTCAATAAAAAActttgatgaagatgaagcCAATTTTAAAGTCGCGGCTCTCGAGACAGAGGAATTTAAAATGATAGTCTcaacttttgaaaatgaatataatattgataatttaattacatga
- the NDAI0H03250 gene encoding uncharacterized protein (similar to Saccharomyces cerevisiae ALD3 (YMR169C); ancestral locus Anc_2.339) produces the protein MFTQIHIPQRNLTLKQPIGLFINNEFVKSENEEKIETINPSTGEVITSFYSGSFADVDRAVKAASDAYENVWKHTSPAERSLLLMKLADLIERDKCTLAALETLDSGKPYHSNAMLDLEQIIYLTRYFAGATDKFTTGETIPISEEKFCYTLMAPYGVVGQIVPWNYPLAMASWKIQGCLATGNTIVLKPAENTSLSVLYLAQLFVEAGFPPGVLNIIPGNGAVVGNALGKHPGIEKISFTGSTSVGLGILKASAESNMKDVTLECGGKSPAVIFEDANLEQAIEWTAKGIFFNSGQNCTANSRIYVHYSNYDKFLELFTKHIKEKWGFGKNFDPFDEDCTIGPVISKKQFDKISEFLKGEMPHPETPYKLSYTCKVHKVLDDPPESNKGFFIPPTIFTSVPYDSPWNTEEIFGPAVTVTPFETYDEVIKLANNTSYGLASAIFTENIRTANKFINDIQAGTVWVNSSNDPEMSVPFGGYKMSGIGRELGKSGVETYCQTKAVHMSLAQPGS, from the coding sequence ATGTTTACTCAGATCCACATCCCTCAACGTAATCTTACGTTGAAACAACCAATTGGTCTCTTCATTAATAACGAATTCGTCAAAtctgaaaatgaagaaaaaatagaaacCATTAATCCATCTACAGGTGAAGTGATCACATCTTTTTATAGCGGTTCTTTTGCAGACGTTGATCGTGCAGTGAAAGCTGCCTCAGATGCCTATGAAAATGTCTGGAAACATACTTCCCCCGCTGAAAGAAGTCTGCTATTAATGAAACTAGCTGATTTAATCGAGCGTGATAAATGTACGTTAGCTGCTTTAGAGACTTTAGATTCAGGTAAGCCATATCATTCCAACGCTATGTTGGATTTGGAAcaaatcatttatttaaCTAGATATTTTGCTGGAGCTACTGATAAATTCACTACTGGTGAAACTATCCCAATCagtgaagaaaaattttgCTACACTTTAATGGCTCCATATGGGGTAGTTGGTCAGATTGTCCCTTGGAATTATCCATTAGCAATGGCAAGCTGGAAAATACAAGGTTGTTTAGCTACAGGTAATACTATTGTACTTAAACCTGCCGAGAATACCTCCTTATCAGTATTGTACTTGGCTCAATTATTTGTAGAGGCAGGTTTCCCTCCTGGTGTCTTGAATATTATCCCAGGTAACGGTGCTGTAGTTGGTAATGCTTTGGGTAAGCATCCAggtattgaaaaaatctcATTTACTGGTAGCACTTCTGTTGGATTGGGAATCTTGAAAGCTTCAGCTGAATCAAATATGAAAGACGTTACTTTAGAATGTGGTGGTAAATCACCTGCTgttatttttgaagatgcAAATTTGGAACAAGCTATTGAATGGACTGCTAAGGggatcttcttcaattcagGTCAAAATTGTACTGCTAACTCGAGGATTTATGTTCATTATTCTAATTATGATAAGTTTCTGGAATTATTTACAAAAcatatcaaagaaaaatgggGGTTTGGTAAGAATTTCGACccatttgatgaagattgTACTATTGGACCTGTTATCTCTAAGAAGcaatttgataaaattagcgaatttttgaaaggaGAAATGCCTCATCCAGAAACACCATACAAGCTATCTTACACTTGTAAAGTTCACAAGGTCTTGGATGATCCTCCTGAATCAAATAAGGGCTTCTTCATTCCTCCCACAATATTTACTAGTGTCCCTTATGATTCTCCATGGAATACAGAAGAGATCTTTGGTCCGGCTGTAACAGTTACACCATTTGAGACATATGATGAAGTCATCAAATTGGCAAATAATACAAGTTATGGTTTGGCTTCAGCCATATTTActgaaaatattagaactgctaataaattcatcaacGATATTCAAGCAGGTACAGTTTGGGTTAATTCATCCAATGATCCTGAAATGTCAGTCCCCTTTGGTGGTTATAAGATGAGTGGCATTGGTAGAGAATTGGGTAAAAGTGGAGTTGAAACATATTGTCAAACAAAGGCTGTCCATATGAGTTTAGCTCAACCGGGTAGTTAG
- the NDAI0H03260 gene encoding uncharacterized protein (Ty-like retrotransposon) — protein MPSYTLYYYVHISILKSQIRNFNTYEYAKFYCPKLFGFKSLKPFRNYKGLVKETKDDDNRNDSYKESGTSFSRSTGMEKYVYGEDPIKFVQQFLREYQKRNILESKSTIYTTFRSLLPAKLTAMCATSDGKEDPDALIEQFVLTQVSWHQLVKNTIDTLKLLDDNVVIAERISQSKVFLETASWVKTNKRLRNMMPLLSLSNSRAREFNSMYQEERFNEDFNLTKAIYSFTGNEVATLTGWSIEHPQDVAIIAQFPRIEESELRNKLGVEEYDAFIIFIKQSCQGV, from the coding sequence ATGCCTTCTTATACATTATACTACTACGTACATATTTCTATATTGAAAAGTCAGATACGAAATTTTAATACATATGAATACGCAAAATTTTATTGTCCTAAATTATTCGGTTTCAAAAGTCTAAAGCCATTTAGAAATTATAAAGGCTTAGTCAAGGAGACCAAGGACGATGACAATAGAAACGATAGTTATAAAGAATCAGGAACATCCTTTAGTAGAAGCACAGGAATGGAAAAATACGTTTATGGTGAAGATCCAATTAAATTTGTACAACAATTTTTACGGGAATAccagaaaagaaatattctaGAAAGCAAATCTACTATTTATACCACCTTTAGAAGTTTGTTACCAGCAAAATTAACTGCTATGTGTGCTACTTCAGATGGTAAGGAAGATCCAGATGCGTTGATTGAACAATTTGTTTTAACACAGGTATCATGGCATCAATTAGTTAAGAATACCATTGACACTCTAAAATTATTGGATGACAACGTAGTCATCGCTGAAAGAATCAGTCAATCCAAGGTATTTTTAGAAACAGCTTCATGGGTTAAGACCAATAAGAGATTAAGGAATATGATGcctttattatctttatcaaaCAGTCGTGCCAGGGAGTTTAATTCAATGTACCAGGAAGAACGTTTCAACGAGGATTTCAATCTAACTAAGGCCATTTATTCATTCACAGGTAACGAAGTTGCCACTTTAACTGGATGGAGTATTGAACACCCACAGGATGTCGCAATCATTGCACAGTTCCCACGTATTGAAGAATCGGAATTGAGAAATAAATTAGGGGTCGAGGAATATGATGcctttattatctttatcaaaCAGTCGTGCCAGGGAGTTTAA
- the EAR1 gene encoding Ear1p (similar to Saccharomyces cerevisiae YMR171C; ancestral locus Anc_2.336) — MQTLLSRKMLVYALLQLTILRSSLGYVIPKDKLYIGNDAKLFKEDENGNDSYNYSPNTPQVDDDDDEYSEFESLEVMAYVLLAFILLLLVREIICEVVIFINRRITLARSNRRISLFSGEEYDDQEAQTNIDNNNHSTHLPSRFNIFSHFYTTRGTNDSATTTATTNNNNDITASLDTSAMNYLDDSLKIQYKLSDLSPEEQFYYKQGEDFLKQSPPFIIPSKALTIGEETTSSDELVIIDPIINQQTKQFIEEEGAGAWEFQPNSNLPNDTIIIENKTEITFLNYNYDASIMTNLPIPCIKQQKVYYLEFKIFELENSNSTTTLDYSNNEILSFGLATNPYPYFRLPGRHHHSISYDSNGARRFNDSFKLPSELSNIFPQMERGDVIGIGYRVRSGTVFFTRNGKKLNEKPIGGHIKNWKLKYIYPIVGTNVPCKIHVNLGTYGFVFTEANVKKWGYAKSHGKKLPPPSYDEYAKDTLIGSYQNQDDEDDDDDEEEEEDSDEEVNDYELHTEDDDNSDDSGEEGEDPTDDANSSIYNGLRNDEGELLPPPPGFEFSTTPESRIISEEINLNSLPAEPPRYSQDFNQYSGANGKGRLLPSEGRSKDLMKTGFSLDEIFTPSNNETKSSQHDDNDEITDEAQSDDSLQNLINAQASSSTRTEGAEESDSDTFEEEETNELQHLIDNYE; from the coding sequence ATGCAGACCTTACTATCAAGGAAGATGCTAGTCTATGCTTTACTTCAGTTGACAATACTGCGATCATCTTTAGGATATGTGATACCTAAAGACAAATTATATATCGGAAACGATgcaaaattattcaaagagGATGAAAACGGCAATGATAGTTATAATTATAGTCCCAATACACCCCAggttgatgatgatgatgatgaatataGTGAGTTTGAAAGCTTGGAAGTTATGGCCTACGTATTATTAGCATTTATCCTCCTATTGTTGGTCCGTGAAATCATTTGTGAGGTTGtcatatttataaataGAAGAATCACGCTAGCTCGATCTAATAGGAGAATATCATTGTTTAGTGGtgaagaatatgatgatCAAGAAGCCCAAACTAacattgataataataaccatAGTACACACTTGCCTTCTCgattcaatatattcagTCATTTCTATACCACCAGAGGAACTAACGACTCTGCCACTACTACCGCtacaacaaataataataatgacatcACCGCTTCGTTGGACACTAGTGCCATGAATTACCTTGATGATAGtctaaaaattcaatataaattAAGTGACCTAAGCCCTGAAGAACAATTCTATTATAAACAAGGTGAGGATTTCTTAAAGCAATCTCCACCTTTCATTATCCCATCAAAGGCACTCACAATAGGTGAAGAAACAACATCTTCTGATGAAttagttattattgatCCGATCATAAATcaacaaacaaaacaattcattgaagaagaaggtgcCGGAGCATGGGAATTCCaaccaaattcaaatttaccaaatgataccataataatagaaaacAAAACTGAAATAACATTCTTAAATTACAATTACGACGCCTCTATTATGACAAATTTACCAATACCATGCatcaaacaacaaaaagTTTACTACTTagaattcaaaatctttgaattggaaaattcaaACTCAACCACTACATTagattattcaaataatgaaatcttATCCTTCGGTCTAGCTACCAACCCATACCCATATTTCAGACTCCCAGGAAGACATCATCATTCCATATCATATGACTCAAATGGAGCTCGTAGATTCAACgattcattcaaattaCCCTCAGAactatcaaatattttccCACAAATGGAAAGAGGTGATGTAATAGGAATAGGATACAGAGTCAGAAGTGGGACAGTATTTTTCACCAGAAATggtaaaaaattaaatgaaaaaccTATAGGGGGCCACatcaaaaattggaaattgaaatatatatacccTATCGTTGGGACCAATGTACCTTGTAAGATTCATGTCAATTTGGGTACTTATGGATTTGTGTTCACTGAAGCTAATGTCAAGAAATGGGGGTATGCTAAGTCTCATGGGAAAAAGTTGCCTCCTCCCTCATATGATGAATATGCGAAGGATACCCTCATAGGTTCAtatcaaaatcaagatgacgaggatgatgatgatgatgaagaagaagaggaagacAGTGACGAGGAAGTAAATGATTATGAACTTCATACTGAAGACGATGATAATAGTGACGATTCCGGtgaagaaggtgaagatCCAACCGATGATGCTAACAGCAGTATATACAATGGTTTAAGAAATGATGAGGGCGAACTATTACCACCTCCACCAGGATTTGAATTCAGTACAACTCCTGAATCAAGAATCATAagtgaagaaattaatttgaattcgTTGCCCGCTGAACCTCCAAGATATTCACAAGATTTTAATCAATACTCCGGTGCAAATGGGAAGGGTAGATTGTTACCAAGTGAAGGACGTAGTAAAGATCTAATGAAAACTGGATTTTCAttagatgaaatttttactccttctaataatgaaacGAAATCATCCCAGCACGATGATAATGACGAGATTACTGATGAGGCTCAATCGGATGATAGTTTACAAAACTTAATCAACGCCCAAGCCTCCTCTTCCACTAGGACGGAAGGGGCAGAAGAAAGTGATAGTGATAcgtttgaagaagaagagacGAATGAATTGCAACATCTAATTGACAATTATGAGTAA